A genome region from Candidatus Methylomirabilota bacterium includes the following:
- a CDS encoding SDR family oxidoreductase, with protein sequence MTNWCPDPNALRGRIAIVAGATRGAGRGIAAALGEAGATVICTGRSSRDRSLQSDYARPETIEETAELVTSLGGQGIPFVVDHLDANQVGRLADQIRDTHDRIDILVNDIWGAERLKGGPPDWNKPIWQHDLPKGLRILRLAIDTHLITSHYLLPLLTDRPGGLLVEVTDGAWDYNASRYRISVFYDLAKVAVNRLAFSEGHELAPHHATAVAITPGWLRSEMMLENYKVTEGNWRTAAAPPGFAVSESPRYVGRAVVALASDPRRERWNQQSVTSAQLADEYGFTDIDGSRPNVWRYSEVVEAGDQNVNPSDYR encoded by the coding sequence GTGACGAACTGGTGTCCCGATCCGAACGCGTTGCGTGGTCGCATCGCGATCGTCGCTGGCGCGACGCGAGGGGCTGGCCGTGGTATCGCGGCGGCTCTGGGGGAGGCCGGCGCCACGGTCATTTGTACCGGTCGCAGCAGTCGCGATCGCTCACTGCAGTCCGACTACGCTCGTCCCGAGACGATCGAGGAAACCGCTGAACTCGTGACGTCGTTGGGCGGTCAGGGTATTCCGTTCGTGGTCGACCATCTCGACGCCAACCAGGTCGGGCGGTTGGCTGACCAGATCCGCGATACGCACGATCGCATCGACATCTTGGTGAACGACATCTGGGGTGCAGAACGGCTCAAGGGTGGCCCACCCGACTGGAACAAACCCATCTGGCAGCATGATCTTCCCAAGGGTCTCCGGATTCTTCGCCTCGCCATCGATACCCACTTAATAACCTCACACTACCTCCTGCCCCTTTTGACTGACCGCCCTGGAGGCCTGCTCGTCGAGGTAACCGATGGAGCGTGGGACTACAACGCGTCGCGGTACCGGATCTCCGTGTTCTACGACCTGGCAAAGGTCGCCGTGAATCGCCTGGCGTTCTCGGAGGGACATGAACTCGCGCCGCACCACGCGACGGCAGTGGCGATCACACCTGGATGGCTTCGCTCGGAGATGATGCTGGAGAACTACAAAGTTACTGAGGGTAATTGGCGCACCGCTGCTGCTCCGCCCGGATTCGCGGTGTCAGAGTCGCCCCGCTACGTGGGGCGCGCTGTAGTAGCGCTCGCAAGTGATCCCAGGCGTGAGCGATGGAATCAGCAGTCCGTGACGTCAGCGCAACTGGCGGATGAGTACGGCTTTACGGACATTGACGGTTCACGTCCGAACGTATGGCGATATAGCGAGGTAGTCGAGGCCGGCGATCAGAACGTCAACCCGAGCGACTATCGCTAG
- a CDS encoding arginase family protein — MFKRLAIIGAPSSAGAYAPGQEKAPTALRAAGLLGFLTARGITVDDHGDVSGFRWRADKVNPRAMNVNAAATVAKATAERVASALAADAAVLVMGGDCTVELGTVAGALRETQSIGVVYIDLDTDLNTPQSTHDGALDWMGVAHMLGVTGTVPELATLGPCVPMLRPEQVLFFANDNVEPFERQVIDELGVAEVRLADVAADPSRAAEAVVGGWARQFERLLVHLDVDVLDYVDMPLAENNRRNVGLRFDQLMASLRPLLRAPNWTALTVCELNPDHGEIDGSTLRTFARALADALAASPRWQCS, encoded by the coding sequence ATGTTCAAGCGCCTGGCCATCATTGGCGCGCCAAGTAGCGCAGGAGCATATGCGCCTGGCCAAGAGAAGGCCCCGACTGCTCTCCGCGCTGCTGGTTTGCTGGGGTTTTTAACCGCCCGTGGCATCACGGTTGACGATCATGGAGACGTTTCCGGTTTCCGCTGGCGTGCGGACAAGGTGAACCCGCGTGCCATGAATGTGAACGCAGCCGCGACGGTCGCCAAGGCCACCGCGGAGCGTGTCGCTTCCGCCCTCGCTGCCGACGCGGCAGTGCTCGTCATGGGGGGTGACTGCACGGTCGAACTCGGCACGGTAGCCGGCGCGCTTCGAGAGACGCAAAGTATCGGTGTCGTCTACATCGACCTCGATACCGACTTGAACACGCCCCAAAGCACCCATGACGGCGCCCTGGACTGGATGGGTGTCGCGCACATGCTGGGCGTCACAGGCACTGTGCCGGAGCTCGCCACTCTGGGTCCGTGCGTGCCGATGCTGCGCCCGGAGCAAGTGCTTTTCTTCGCCAACGACAACGTCGAGCCGTTCGAGCGGCAGGTCATCGACGAACTCGGCGTCGCCGAAGTTCGGCTTGCGGACGTCGCCGCCGACCCGTCAAGAGCCGCGGAGGCCGTGGTGGGTGGCTGGGCGCGGCAGTTCGAGCGGTTGCTCGTCCACCTGGATGTCGACGTGCTCGATTACGTCGATATGCCGCTAGCAGAGAACAATCGCCGTAACGTAGGCCTCAGGTTCGATCAGCTTATGGCGTCGCTCCGCCCCTTGCTGCGCGCGCCGAACTGGACGGCGCTTACCGTTTGCGAGCTGAACCCTGACCACGGGGAAATCGATGGCTCGACTCTGCGGACCTTTGCTCGGGCCTTGGCTGATGCTCTGGCCGCATCACCCCGATGGCAGTGCAGCTAA